TTCAACAGCTTGGACACCGGGCAATTTCCCTTCGCCTTGGCGGCCAGCTCCTGAAACTGCGCATCGTCGGCACCGGGAACGGTCGCCTTCAGGCTGAGCTTGCTGGCGGTGATGGCAAAGCCCCCATCCTTCTGTTCCAGCGTCACGACGGCGTTGGTTTCCATCTTTTCCGCCGTCAGCCCCGCCTCGCCCAGAATCAGCGACAATGCCATGGTGAAGCAGGAGGCATGGGCCGCCGCGATCAGTTCTTCCGGATTACTGCCCGGCACCCCTTCGAAACGCATCGCAAAACCATAAGGATGCGCATCCAGCGCGCCGCTCTGGGTCGAGATCGCCCCCTTGCCGTCCTTGAGGCCACCACTCCACACGGCTGAACCGCTGCGATTGATCTTCATGTCCGTCCTCCTGATTCCCGGAGAAACCCCGCCGGTTCCCCTCGGTTTCACCAGCATAAGGCGAAATTGCGCAAGAGCGTGACAATGAACGACAAGGCTGTGGAAAATCATGGCCTTACCCGCCATTATGCAAGCTTTTCAATCGCTTAGAAAGAGGACGCTGGACAGGGTTCGGCGTGCCCCTTTAACATGAACGCCAGATGAATCGGACTGCCTAGATTCCGACACATTTTGTCGCTTACCCATTGTCTACTTAATAAATAGAATTATCTCTGTCCCTCGATAAGGACGAGGATGAGACCATGGAGCGATTCGGACATTCAGGTGACGCGCGCCAACCAGTCGTGCTGACCATTCCGGGCCTCAACAACAGCGGTCCGGGCCATTGGCAGACCCTTTGGGAAGAAACACGGGGCGATTGCGATCGCGTCGATCTGGGCAGTTGGGCCAGCCCCAGCCGGAACAGTTGGGTCACGCGTCTGGACGCCGCGATCCGGCGGGCCGATGGCCCGATCATCTTGGCCGCGCACAGCCTGGGCTGCCTTGCGGTCGCCTGGTGGGGCGCCCTGCAAAGCCAGGCCTATGGCTGGCCCGTGACGGGCGCGCTGCTGGTCGCACCACCCGACTGCGACCGGATGGAAACGCCCGAGACGATCGGCGGCTTCGGCCCCACGCCCCGCGCGCAACTGCCCTTCCCGTCGATCGTCGTGGCAAGCCGCAACGATCCCTATATCTTCTTCGAACGGGCCCACAGCATCGGCAAGAATTGGGGCAGCAGCTTCGTCGACGCCGGCTTTTGCGGCCATATCAATGCGGAATCCGGACTGGGTGAGTGGCGTTTCGGCCAGGCGTTGCTGGAAAAGCTGATCGACAATGCGCATGAGCAGGCCTCTGCGATGCGCCAGTTACGGCCCGCCATTCCGCTGACCCATCAGGACCGACGATTGGCCGCGCTGCGGGTCCACGGCTGAACTTTTCATCAAGGGCGCAACAAGAGAAACTTGAGCGCCCCTTATATTTGCTTTTTTGTCTACTGATACAGTTGAGATAAAGAGCGGCGAAGAGGTGCTTATGAGTGAAAACCGTTCGATAGAATTTACCCGCAACGGCCGCAGCGACGGGCCGCGCCACGACATCGCGCTCAGCATCGACAAGGTGCGCAG
This region of Sphingobium sp. EM0848 genomic DNA includes:
- a CDS encoding alpha/beta hydrolase, with the protein product MERFGHSGDARQPVVLTIPGLNNSGPGHWQTLWEETRGDCDRVDLGSWASPSRNSWVTRLDAAIRRADGPIILAAHSLGCLAVAWWGALQSQAYGWPVTGALLVAPPDCDRMETPETIGGFGPTPRAQLPFPSIVVASRNDPYIFFERAHSIGKNWGSSFVDAGFCGHINAESGLGEWRFGQALLEKLIDNAHEQASAMRQLRPAIPLTHQDRRLAALRVHG
- a CDS encoding OsmC family protein, translated to MKINRSGSAVWSGGLKDGKGAISTQSGALDAHPYGFAMRFEGVPGSNPEELIAAAHASCFTMALSLILGEAGLTAEKMETNAVVTLEQKDGGFAITASKLSLKATVPGADDAQFQELAAKAKGNCPVSKLLNAEISLDAELLG